In the Pan paniscus chromosome 19, NHGRI_mPanPan1-v2.0_pri, whole genome shotgun sequence genome, TCCCGAGGAACTGGGAGAGGTAGGGAGAGAGGAGCTGGGCCCTGAGACACCCTCCCAGGGTTGGGTCTCTCCTACCTCAGTCCCCGTGTCCCTGTCCCACCGTTCCCCACCCCTGCGCCCGCAGGTTCACGGAGGCCGAAGTGATGGTGATGGGTGACGTGACCTACGGGGCTTGCTGTGTGGATGACTTCACAGCGAGGGCCCTGGGAGCTGACTTCTTGGTGCACTACGGCCACAGTTGCCTGAGTATGGTGGGGCCAGGACACCTGGACGGTGGCGGGGCTGGCAGGGAGGCAGGCTGCACATTCATCTTCCCCATGGCAGTGCCTTCTTGTCCTGCTTGGAGACACAAGGTCCCTCCTGGTTTCTGGGGTGGCCTCTGCCTTCCCGCTCTGCAGGTAGATCTTTCCTTTGGATTTGGTTGCCTTGGCAACGGTGCTCTGTCCCAGATGCAGGTGTTTGAAAGGCTGTTGGTTGTAGAGCAGGCTGGGCCCCGGCCGGGTGACAGAGAAGTCTGATTGAGAAGGAGCTTCTAGGGGATCTGTGACCCCCCTCTTCTCCTACCCTGTCCTTTTACCCCCAGGCtgaagccactgcgcctggctgctcAGAGACCTGAGCCTGGCCGGGCCCTCTGCTGCTCCTGCCTTCCCAAACAGCCCCTGAACTCCTCCCTCCCACAGTTCCCATGGACACCTCGGCCCAAGACTTCCGGGTGCTGTACGTCTTTGTGGACATCCGGATAGACACTACGCACCTCCTGGACTCTCTCCGCCTCACCTTTCCCCCAGCCACTGCCCTTGCCCTGGTCAGCACCATTCAGTTTGTGTCGACCTTGCAGGTGGGTGGAACGAGGATCCTCGGCCTCCCGCAGGGTGGACAGCGGCCATTCTCCAGCTGTTGCGGGATCCCCAGGTGCTCCAGGCTGTTTCTCAGCCCTGGCTCTCCTGCCCCAGCCGCTGGCTTCACTTCCCTCGTCATTCCTACAGGCAGCCGCCCAGGAGCTGAAAGCCGAGTATCGTGTGAGTGTCCCACAGTGCAAGCCCCTGTCCCCTGGAGAGATCCTGGGCTGCACATCCCCCCGACTGTCCAAAGAGGTGGAGGCCGTTGTGTAAGTTAAAAATGGGGGCCAAGTAAGTCCTAGAGACATGCGTGTACCCTGGGAGGGAGCCTGAGGTTCATCATCCAGGAAAGAAACCAAATCTAATGCTCCTTACCTGTGAGCCCGAGGTCACACTGCAAGGTAGGGACCAAACAGGGAGCAGACCTCAGGTTTACTGTCGCTTTCTCCACTGCCCAGTCCATCATCCAGAAGGCTgtgcagggtgggggcaggaatCAGAGGGCCTGATGGGGGTTGAGGGTGGGCTGGAAATGGTGGGAATATAATTGGAGAAGATGGATGGGCACGCCCAGGCTGCAGCCCCATTAATTTACCATCCGGACAGCTAACAAGCAGAAGCAGCGTGTCTCCTGCCGCCTAATTATTTTAGGTAATGGAAATGCTTAATGTTGTGTGAATGCAGCCAGCCTGAGAGCCGACGGCTCCCCCGACTGGGACTAGGGAAGGGAGCCCCGTTCCGTACTaatggcagggagggaggggcgcTCCCTGACTCAGTCCCACCTCTGGGGCTTCGGAGGCTGTTTCCACAGGCCTGACACCCCTGTCCCTAGATAGGCCCACATCAGGGCCTTCCCCAGCCCAGATCTGGCAGCCCTGCTCCCCGAGCAGCACTGAGCGGCATTCCCCCTGTGCCCACGTCACTCAGTCTCTACCCTTGGGGTCCTCAAAGTGTATGTTGGAGGGAGGGACACCCTGAATGTTAGCCATTCATCAGAATGAAGTGTGGTCTccaagagggagagaaggagctgCCACAGGCAGGTTATCTTCCACGCTCTGTAGTCTTCATGGGCTGGGAAGCTACTGTCAGGGACAGCATGTCTGGGGGCACACTTGGTACAGCCTGGGTTGAGCCTCAGACACAGTGCTTCCTAGCTGTTTAATACTAGGCGAGTTTCTTAacatccctgagcctcagttgttATCTTCTGTAAAACAGGTATACTATACGTATCTGGGAGGATTAAGAGATAGGACTGCGTGAACTAATTCACAGCAGGTACTTAGTCGATGCCTGGTACACAGAAGGCACAAGTCCAATAAACAGTAgctgttggccgggcacagtggctcacgcctgtaatctcaacactttgggaggccaaggcaggagaattgcatatgtccaggagtttgagaccagcttggggaacataatgaaaccctgttctctccaaaaaaaaaaaaaaaaaaaaaaaaaaggaattagctgggtacagtgtccatgcctgtagtcccagctcctcaggaggcttaggtgagaggatcgcttgagcctgggaggttgaggctgcagcgagccatgaccGAGTcactcaacctgggtgacagagtaagaccctgcctcaaaaaaacaaaatgaaaatccgGTAGCTTTTGTTATAACTCAGTAACTGGCCCCAAGAGCTAGTTTGGGCAGAAAGTAGCCATTGTATGCCCTGCAACCTCATGTACAGCATAGATcagaggtccccaacccctgatcccatggcctgttaggaaccctgCCGCACAGTAGAAGGTGAGGGGTGGGCCAGCCAGCGtgaccgcctgagctctgcctcctgtcagatccgCCGCGGCATTAGATTCTTGTAGGAGCTCAAACCCTATCGTGACCTgtacatgcgagggatctaggttgcatgatCTTTATGAGatcctaatgcctgatgatctgaggtgagacagtttcatcctgaaaccatcccccaatCCCACCcgtgtcttccacaaaacctgtTCCCGGTGCCAAAAATATTGGTTACTGCTGGCGTAGATGACTCCTTGAACACTACTGTCCACATCTGTATTGAGCTTGTGAAGGAGAATCTGTTCCCCAACTTCCAAATGAGGATCTCTAGAACCCCAGGTGGCCTTACCACGGCCGGCTGCTCCTTCACTCTTCCCCAGAAGCTTGGGGTGGGACGGTTCTTAGATTCTGCATTATGTAAATAGAGGGACCTTAGAGTCATCCAATTCAAACTCCTTATTTCACAcgtgagaaaaccaaggctccaaGAGGTGAAGTGAAGGCTTGTCCCAGTTTACACAGAGGCACAGCACAGCCAGCTGTGAACTCAGtcctctggacttttttttttttttgagacagagtcttgttctgtcgcccaggctggagtgcagaggtgcgatctcggctcactgcagcctctgcctcccgggttcaagtgattatcctgcttcagcctccccagtagctgggactacaggcgcccgccaccacgcccagctaagtttttgtatttttagtagagacagggtttcaccgtgttagccaggatggtcttgatctcctgacctcgtgatccacccacctcggcctcccaaagtgttgggattacaggcatgagccactgcacctggcagccctgtggacttctttttttttttattctttttgagacggagtctcactctgtcgcccaggctggagtgcagtggcgcgatctcagctcactgcaagctccgcctcccgggttcacgccactctcctgcctcagcctcccgagtagctgggactacaggcgcccaccaccacgcccggctaattttttgtatttttagtagagacggggtttcaccgtgttagccaggatggtcttgatctcctgacctcatgatccgcccgcctcggtctcccaaagtgctgggattacaggcgtgagccactgcgcccggccagccctGTGGACTTCTAAGCCAGCGAGTGCCTCTTCTGCTGCCCTAAACCACACTTAGCCTCCTTTCCACCCCTGCAGGTATCTTGGAGATGGCCGCTTCCATCTGGAGTCTGTCATGATTGCCAACCCCAATGTCCCCGCTTACCGGTATGGGCTGGGCCGGGCTGGGCTGACCAGCTGGTGAGGGGTGAGATTCCCTGCCACTGAGGTCCTCAATTGGTTGCATCCCCATTTCCTGGCCACTAAGCCACCAGCCCTAAGGGTCTGAGGCACTTGGGCCCTGGATCTGGGCATTAGCCCCAGGGCTGCTGTTGCCTACCCGTCTCCTGGGGTTTACACGGAGATCCTAAAGCCGCCCACTCTTGTCTGCTCCAGCTGTGGGACAGGTCTTCCTAATGACAGTCCCCGCTCTTGCCTCTGTTCTTAATTACCTGCGTGGGGCCTAAAGGTTCAGGAGCCCACGGGGCTGAGTCAGGAGCTGTGTGCATAATACTGGTCCTGACAGTGGCTGCCACAGTGACCCTGACTGCTTCTTTTCCAGGTATGACCCATATAGCAAAGTCCTATCCAGAGAACACTATGACCACCAGCGCATGCAGGCTGCTCGCCAAGAAGCCATAGCCACTGCCCGCTCAGCTAAGTCCTGGGGCCTTATTCTGGGCACTTTGGGCCGCCAGGGCAGTCCTAAGATCCTGGAGGTCAGTGGGCTCAGGACAGCCTCTGGAGGAGGGAAGTGACTGGGAACACAGCTGGGAAAACCAGTAGGCCACAGGTTCAGCTTTGGCTGCTTGACCAGGTGACCcccaccctgcctccctctcccaacAGCACCTGGAATCTCAACTCCGAGCCTTGGGCCTTTCCTTTGTGAGGCTGCTGCTCTCTGAGATCTTCCCCAGCAAGCTTAGCCTACTTCCCGAGGTGGATGTGTGAGTACCTGCCTGGCTATGACTGGCTAAAGAAGCTTAGAAGCTGGGTCTTGCCCAGCTCGTCTTGAAGGCTGGAGCCAACAGGAATTGCTTCCATGGTCATGGAATTTTACTGTTTACAGAGACCTCCCTGGGAGGGCTAACTGGGTCATACCTGCTTTGGGACTTTGGGGCTCAGAGGCAATGGCAACATCACATTTGTCCTTGTGAGATGAGTTTgagcggtggctgacacctgccCTGTACCAGGTACTAAATTTGGTTCTGGGGATACTATCACCAGTGAGCTGCCCTGGAAAGCTCATTGTCGGCAGAGGAAACAGGAGAAAACACGCAACAATACAGTATTCCAAACAGCAGTGGGTCACTGTCTTTACTTTAGGATTCATAAAGCCTGTTAATGAATGGGTGTGCTGGGGGCACTGTCATGTTCTTCAGCATgctgcctgggcgacagggagGCCCTTCCTAGGGTCTGACCTGGCTTCCCTTCCCAGGTGGGTGCAGGTGGCATGTCCACGTCTCTCCATTGACTGGGGCACAGCCTTCCCCAAGCCGCTGCTGACACCCTATGAGGTAACACCAAGCTCTGGGAGAGAGTGGGCTTTGGACGTGGTTCTCAAAGGTGAGgtctggagtggagtggggtgggtggGCAGCATAGATTCCGGAGTCTGTCTCGATTTCTCCAGCGGAGTCACTTCCTAGCTGTGCAGCCTTAGGCAAGGCCCTGAAccacacatttcccttctgtgGCAGGGGACAGTGTGCCCTTCACAGGCCGTCGTGAGGACTGAATTCAGTAATCCAGGGGCAGAAAAACACTGGAAGATGTTAttgtccctccctcccctcccctaggCGGCCGTGGCTCTGAGGGACATTTCCTGGCAGCAGCCCTACCCGATGGACTTCTACGCTGGCAGCTCTTTGGGGCCCTGGACGGTGAACCACGGCCAGGACCGCCGTCCCCACGCCCCGGGCCGGCCCGCGCGGGGGAAGGTAGGCGGGGGCTTCCAGGAGGGAGGAGAGACCGCGCCTGGGCACTGGCCGCCTCCCTGGCGACACGAGCCGAGGCCGCCGCCCTGCGACCGCGACGGGAAACGCACAGGAGCGGAGCGGAGGGAAATGCAGGGTCGCAGAAGCGAGACCCTGACCAAAGTCTGCGACCTCAGGTGCAGGAGGGGTCCGCGCGTCCCCCTTCAGCCGTGGCTTGCGAGGACTGCAGCTGCAGGGACCAGAAGGTGGCGCCGCTGGCTCCTTGACGTGCTCCGGGGCCTCAGGTATCAGCCCCAGCTCTGGGTGCGCCCCGCCTTTTGCCGTTGTCATGGGAACGCCTTGGCGCTCCGAGGCCCGCCCTCGGGGCGGTGCTGACGTTCGGTTCCGCCCCGTGCATTGTGCTTCCGCTCGGGGAAAGACCGCTTCCGGTGCTTCCGTCGCTCCTTGCCGGGCATAATGGCCGCGCAGCGACCCCTGCGGGTCCTGTGCCTGGCGGGCTTCCGGCAGAGCGAGCGGGGCTTCCGTGAGAAGACCGGGGCGCTGAGGAAGGCGCTGCGGGGTCGCGCCGA is a window encoding:
- the DPH1 gene encoding 2-(3-amino-3-carboxypropyl)histidine synthase subunit 1 isoform X6, giving the protein MRRQVMAALVVSGAAEQGGRNGPGRGRAPRGRVANQIPPEILKNPQLQAAMRVLPSNYNFEIPKTIWRIQQAQAKKVALQMPEGLLLFACTIVDILERFTEAEVMVMGDVTYGACCVDDFTARALGADFLVHYGHSCLIPMDTSAQDFRVLYVFVDIRIDTTHLLDSLRLTFPPATALALVSTIQFVSTLQAAAQELKAEYRVSVPQCKPLSPGEILGCTSPRLSKEVEAVVYLGDGRFHLESVMIANPNVPAYRYDPYSKVLSREHYDHQRMQAARQEAIATARSAKSWGLILGTLGRQGSPKILEHLESQLRALGLSFVRLLLSEIFPSKLSLLPEVDVWVQVACPRLSIDWGTAFPKPLLTPYEAAVALRDISWQQPYPMDFYAGSSLGPWTVNHGQDRRPHAPGRPARGKVQEGSARPPSAVACEDCSCRDQKVAPLAP
- the DPH1 gene encoding 2-(3-amino-3-carboxypropyl)histidine synthase subunit 1 isoform X8, with product MRRQVMAALVVSGAAEQGGRNGPGRGRAPRGRVANQIPPEILKNPQLQAAMRVLPSNYNFEIPKTIWRIQQAQAKKVALQMPEGLLLFACTIVDILERFTEAEVMVMGDVTYGACCVDDFTARALGADFLVHYGHSCLIPMDTSAQDFRVLYVFVDIRIDTTHLLDSLRLTFPPATALALVSTIQFVSTLQAAAQELKAEYRVSVPQCKPLSPGEILGCTSPRLSKEVEAVVYLGDGRFHLESVMIANPNVPAYRYDPYSKVLSREHYDHQRMQAARQEAIATARSHLESQLRALGLSFVRLLLSEIFPSKLSLLPEVDVWVQVACPRLSIDWGTAFPKPLLTPYEAAVALRDISWQQPYPMDFYAGSSLGPWTVNHGQDRRPHAPGRPARGKVQEGSARPPSAVACEDCSCRDQKVAPLAP
- the DPH1 gene encoding 2-(3-amino-3-carboxypropyl)histidine synthase subunit 1 isoform X7; this translates as MRRQVMAALVVSGAAEQGGRNGPGRGRAPRGRVANQIPPEILKNPQLQAAMRVLPSNYNFEIPKTIWRIQQAQAKKVALQMPEGLLLFACTIVDILERFTEAEVMVMGDVTYGACCVDDFTARALGADFLVHYGHSCLIPMDTSAQDFRVLYVFVDIRIDTTHLLDSLRLTFPPATALALAAAQELKAEYRVSVPQCKPLSPGEILGCTSPRLSKEVEAVVYLGDGRFHLESVMIANPNVPAYRYDPYSKVLSREHYDHQRMQAARQEAIATARSAKSWGLILGTLGRQGSPKILEHLESQLRALGLSFVRLLLSEIFPSKLSLLPEVDVWVQVACPRLSIDWGTAFPKPLLTPYEAAVALRDISWQQPYPMDFYAGSSLGPWTVNHGQDRRPHAPGRPARGKVQEGSARPPSAVACEDCSCRDQKVAPLAP
- the DPH1 gene encoding 2-(3-amino-3-carboxypropyl)histidine synthase subunit 1 isoform X10, which produces MRRQVMAALVVSGAAEQGGRNGPGRGRAPRGRVANQIPPEILKNPQLQAAMRVLPSNYNFEIPKTIWRIQQAQAKKVALQMPEGLLLFACTIVDILERFTEAEVMVMGDVTYGACCVDDFTARALGADFLVHYGHSCLIPMDTSAQDFRVLYVFVDIRIDTTHLLDSLRLTFPPATALALAAAQELKAEYRVSVPQCKPLSPGEILGCTSPRLSKEVEAVVYLGDGRFHLESVMIANPNVPAYRYDPYSKVLSREHYDHQRMQAARQEAIATARSHLESQLRALGLSFVRLLLSEIFPSKLSLLPEVDVWVQVACPRLSIDWGTAFPKPLLTPYEAAVALRDISWQQPYPMDFYAGSSLGPWTVNHGQDRRPHAPGRPARGKVQEGSARPPSAVACEDCSCRDQKVAPLAP
- the DPH1 gene encoding 2-(3-amino-3-carboxypropyl)histidine synthase subunit 1 isoform X5, whose product is MLEGGHRQALKRDPYSISIWLRPKTDTNSGLISILGRAPRGRVANQIPPEILKNPQLQAAMRVLPSNYNFEIPKTIWRIQQAQAKKVALQMPEGLLLFACTIVDILERFTEAEVMVMGDVTYGACCVDDFTARALGADFLVHYGHSCLIPMDTSAQDFRVLYVFVDIRIDTTHLLDSLRLTFPPATALALVSTIQFVSTLQAAAQELKAEYRVSVPQCKPLSPGEILGCTSPRLSKEVEAVVYLGDGRFHLESVMIANPNVPAYRYDPYSKVLSREHYDHQRMQAARQEAIATARSAKSWGLILGTLGRQGSPKILEHLESQLRALGLSFVRLLLSEIFPSKLSLLPEVDVWVQVACPRLSIDWGTAFPKPLLTPYEAAVALRDISWQQPYPMDFYAGSSLGPWTVNHGQDRRPHAPGRPARGKVQEGSARPPSAVACEDCSCRDQKVAPLAP
- the DPH1 gene encoding 2-(3-amino-3-carboxypropyl)histidine synthase subunit 1 isoform X3 is translated as MRRQVMAALVVSGAAEQGGRNGPGRGRAPRGRVANQIPPEILKNPQLQAAMRVLPSNYNFEIPKTIWRIQQAQAKKVALQMPEGLLLFACTIVDILERFTEAEVMVMGDVTYGACCVDDFTARALGADFLVHYGHSCLIPMDTSAQDFRVLYVFVDIRIDTTHLLDSLRLTFPPATALALVSTIQFVSTLQAAAQELKAEYRVSVPQCKPLSPGEILGCTSPRLSKEVEAVVYLGDGRFHLESVMIANPNVPAYRYDPYSKVLSREHYDHQRMQAARQEAIATARSHLESQLRALGLSFVRLLLSEIFPSKLSLLPEVDVWVQVACPRLSIDWGTAFPKPLLTPYEAAVALRDISWQQPYPMDFYAGSSLGPWTVNHGQDRRPHAPGRPARGKVGGGFQEGGETAPGHWPPPWRHEPRPPPCDRDGKRTGAERREMQGRRSETLTKVCDLRCRRGPRVPLQPWLARTAAAGTRRWRRWLLDVLRGLRVLPSGGAASRLVVFRAGGRRFLRIGRARRMQGPGGITGDGGTGTEQAGAF
- the DPH1 gene encoding 2-(3-amino-3-carboxypropyl)histidine synthase subunit 1 isoform X1, with product MRRQVMAALVVSGAAEQGGRNGPGRGRAPRGRVANQIPPEILKNPQLQAAMRVLPSNYNFEIPKTIWRIQQAQAKKVALQMPEGLLLFACTIVDILERFTEAEVMVMGDVTYGACCVDDFTARALGADFLVHYGHSCLIPMDTSAQDFRVLYVFVDIRIDTTHLLDSLRLTFPPATALALVSTIQFVSTLQAAAQELKAEYRVSVPQCKPLSPGEILGCTSPRLSKEVEAVVYLGDGRFHLESVMIANPNVPAYRYDPYSKVLSREHYDHQRMQAARQEAIATARSAKSWGLILGTLGRQGSPKILEHLESQLRALGLSFVRLLLSEIFPSKLSLLPEVDVWVQVACPRLSIDWGTAFPKPLLTPYEAAVALRDISWQQPYPMDFYAGSSLGPWTVNHGQDRRPHAPGRPARGKVGGGFQEGGETAPGHWPPPWRHEPRPPPCDRDGKRTGAERREMQGRRSETLTKVCDLRCRRGPRVPLQPWLARTAAAGTRRWRRWLLDVLRGLRVLPSGGAASRLVVFRAGGRRFLRIGRARRMQGPGGITGDGGTGTEQAGAF
- the DPH1 gene encoding 2-(3-amino-3-carboxypropyl)histidine synthase subunit 1 isoform X2, encoding MRRQVMAALVVSGAAEQGGRNGPGRGRAPRGRVANQIPPEILKNPQLQAAMRVLPSNYNFEIPKTIWRIQQAQAKKVALQMPEGLLLFACTIVDILERFTEAEVMVMGDVTYGACCVDDFTARALGADFLVHYGHSCLIPMDTSAQDFRVLYVFVDIRIDTTHLLDSLRLTFPPATALALAAAQELKAEYRVSVPQCKPLSPGEILGCTSPRLSKEVEAVVYLGDGRFHLESVMIANPNVPAYRYDPYSKVLSREHYDHQRMQAARQEAIATARSAKSWGLILGTLGRQGSPKILEHLESQLRALGLSFVRLLLSEIFPSKLSLLPEVDVWVQVACPRLSIDWGTAFPKPLLTPYEAAVALRDISWQQPYPMDFYAGSSLGPWTVNHGQDRRPHAPGRPARGKVGGGFQEGGETAPGHWPPPWRHEPRPPPCDRDGKRTGAERREMQGRRSETLTKVCDLRCRRGPRVPLQPWLARTAAAGTRRWRRWLLDVLRGLRVLPSGGAASRLVVFRAGGRRFLRIGRARRMQGPGGITGDGGTGTEQAGAF
- the DPH1 gene encoding 2-(3-amino-3-carboxypropyl)histidine synthase subunit 1 isoform X4, producing MVMGDVTYGACCVDDFTARALGADFLVHYGHSCLIPMDTSAQDFRVLYVFVDIRIDTTHLLDSLRLTFPPATALALVSTIQFVSTLQAAAQELKAEYRVSVPQCKPLSPGEILGCTSPRLSKEVEAVVYLGDGRFHLESVMIANPNVPAYRYDPYSKVLSREHYDHQRMQAARQEAIATARSAKSWGLILGTLGRQGSPKILEHLESQLRALGLSFVRLLLSEIFPSKLSLLPEVDVWVQVACPRLSIDWGTAFPKPLLTPYEAAVALRDISWQQPYPMDFYAGSSLGPWTVNHGQDRRPHAPGRPARGKVGGGFQEGGETAPGHWPPPWRHEPRPPPCDRDGKRTGAERREMQGRRSETLTKVCDLRCRRGPRVPLQPWLARTAAAGTRRWRRWLLDVLRGLRVLPSGGAASRLVVFRAGGRRFLRIGRARRMQGPGGITGDGGTGTEQAGAF
- the DPH1 gene encoding 2-(3-amino-3-carboxypropyl)histidine synthase subunit 1 isoform X9, giving the protein MDTSAQDFRVLYVFVDIRIDTTHLLDSLRLTFPPATALALVSTIQFVSTLQAAAQELKAEYRVSVPQCKPLSPGEILGCTSPRLSKEVEAVVYLGDGRFHLESVMIANPNVPAYRYDPYSKVLSREHYDHQRMQAARQEAIATARSAKSWGLILGTLGRQGSPKILEHLESQLRALGLSFVRLLLSEIFPSKLSLLPEVDVWVQVACPRLSIDWGTAFPKPLLTPYEAAVALRDISWQQPYPMDFYAGSSLGPWTVNHGQDRRPHAPGRPARGKVGGGFQEGGETAPGHWPPPWRHEPRPPPCDRDGKRTGAERREMQGRRSETLTKVCDLRCRRGPRVPLQPWLARTAAAGTRRWRRWLLDVLRGLRVLPSGGAASRLVVFRAGGRRFLRIGRARRMQGPGGITGDGGTGTEQAGAF